The following proteins are encoded in a genomic region of Gemmatimonadota bacterium:
- a CDS encoding ZIP family metal transporter, which translates to MTGALGTWGASLAAVFVASAVPLLATWFLASRAALTARLVPRLIMVAAGALFGAAVFHLVPEALRDSSPSRVAALVAVGVAALALMERFIHMMEPAAGTRRGDEHGALGHRSHLMPLGIASDALHNTIDGALVATAFMTDPSLGVFAGAAIALHELPRELGTFAICVDGGMSPRRAILVNAATGVLALLGAVIALSIGVDARRFGQVLLPFAAGNFLYLAGAILISQRGERRVGSLWLRATLVGVGIAITALVRGLH; encoded by the coding sequence ATGACTGGCGCCCTCGGAACCTGGGGTGCGTCGCTCGCCGCCGTCTTCGTCGCCAGCGCTGTCCCGCTGCTCGCGACCTGGTTCCTCGCCAGCCGGGCGGCACTCACGGCGCGCCTCGTGCCGCGCCTCATCATGGTCGCGGCCGGCGCCTTGTTCGGTGCCGCTGTCTTCCACCTTGTCCCCGAGGCGCTTCGAGACTCGTCGCCGTCGCGCGTGGCGGCGCTCGTCGCGGTAGGCGTCGCGGCGCTCGCCTTGATGGAGCGCTTCATCCACATGATGGAGCCGGCGGCCGGGACGCGTCGCGGTGACGAGCATGGCGCGCTGGGCCATCGCAGCCACCTCATGCCCCTCGGGATCGCCAGCGACGCCCTGCACAACACCATCGACGGGGCGCTCGTGGCCACCGCCTTCATGACGGACCCTTCGCTCGGCGTCTTCGCCGGGGCGGCCATTGCACTGCACGAACTCCCCCGCGAGCTCGGGACGTTCGCGATCTGCGTCGATGGTGGGATGTCGCCTCGGCGTGCGATCCTCGTGAACGCGGCCACCGGCGTCCTGGCCCTGCTCGGTGCGGTCATCGCGCTCAGCATCGGGGTCGACGCGCGACGGTTCGGGCAAGTCCTCCTCCCCTTCGCGGCCGGCAACTTCCTGTATCTTGCCGGGGCGATCCTCATCTCCCAGCGAGGCGAGCGTCGCGTCGGGAGTCTCTGGCTGCGGGCGACGTTGGTCGGGGTCGGGATCGCCATCACGGCGCTCGTGCGGGGGCTGCACTGA
- a CDS encoding lysophospholipid acyltransferase family protein: MIPSAPVVRLAVRLLGVVPAAPVHWLARLVGALAFGLARGRRAVLLENQRHIAPDASPAAQRRQARRTMCNLLDAAVDLFHLPTMQPAEIEQLIGIEGREHLDAALALGKGVVVATAHLGPYEFGGAWLALAGYPVHAMVEDIDPETNAAMALYRKATGMKLISRSGGLRAAIRVLRDREILLLVADRVVGRGSEGLAVPFGDGVRAVPTGPAALALATGAPIVTGHIARNRGRGPRYLVRLEAPISATPTGDTSRDRDALTGQVAQRLAAAVQAHPDQWFVFQPEWIRRDTPSRD, encoded by the coding sequence ATGATCCCCTCCGCCCCGGTGGTGCGGCTGGCCGTACGCTTGCTCGGAGTCGTCCCGGCGGCGCCGGTGCACTGGTTGGCACGCCTCGTCGGAGCGCTGGCCTTTGGTCTGGCCCGCGGCCGACGGGCGGTCCTGCTGGAGAACCAGCGGCACATCGCCCCTGACGCGTCGCCCGCCGCGCAGCGACGGCAGGCACGGCGCACCATGTGCAACCTGCTCGATGCCGCCGTCGACCTGTTTCACCTCCCCACGATGCAGCCGGCGGAGATCGAGCAACTGATCGGGATCGAGGGGCGGGAGCACCTCGACGCCGCGTTGGCGCTCGGCAAAGGGGTCGTCGTTGCCACGGCCCACCTCGGTCCGTACGAATTCGGGGGAGCCTGGTTGGCGCTGGCGGGGTATCCCGTGCATGCCATGGTCGAAGACATCGACCCGGAGACCAACGCGGCGATGGCGCTTTATCGCAAGGCGACCGGGATGAAGCTCATCTCCCGCAGTGGCGGGTTGCGCGCCGCGATCCGCGTCCTGCGCGATCGCGAGATCCTGCTGCTGGTCGCCGATCGCGTGGTGGGGCGCGGTTCCGAGGGGCTCGCCGTCCCGTTCGGCGACGGGGTGCGCGCAGTGCCCACCGGGCCGGCGGCACTCGCGCTCGCTACCGGTGCCCCGATCGTTACGGGTCACATCGCACGAAACCGCGGACGCGGCCCCCGCTATCTTGTGCGACTGGAAGCGCCGATCTCCGCGACGCCGACCGGCGACACGTCGCGAGACCGGGATGCGCTCACCGGCCAGGTCGCCCAGCGACTGGCGGCCGCAGTACAGGCACACCCAGATCAGTGGTTCGTGTTTCAACCCGAGTGGATCCGGCGTGACACTCCCTCCCGAGACTGA
- a CDS encoding CHAD domain-containing protein, whose amino-acid sequence MASFPPSILDEDEARAVRLVALALLADAAAHRERLTQPGDPEALHDFRVAVRRLRSWLRAHGGTLARSAPKRAQKWLRRLAGATNHSRDAEVFLGWLAAEKGALTDRQRVGAAWLLKRLGAQKSAADAEVVVEVARDFERARELLEERLLHFELRMHVHDGARVTTFAAAMATLVRSHAASLRRRLESVRTVHDVEGAHRARIAGKRLRYLLEPIVPHVPGGSEVLGHLKRLQDALGDFHDAHAWQLVVADAVERAAREEGKQLAAEATLTAAATPRRSRVRSPRPGMLAIIAHIQERAATMFEQVQARWIGEAVAPLFDGVERIAEALDLRARSGLEIERKYLLHALPSPMPEATIQEIEQGYLPGERLIERVRRVRVGDAERYYRTVKLGAGLVRTEVEEACSRELFDVLWPLTEGKRVAKRRHVVADGALHWEIDEFTDRALVLAEIELPAAGITCEFPAWLMAAIEREVTDDAAYVNARLAC is encoded by the coding sequence GTGGCGTCCTTTCCCCCGTCGATTCTCGACGAAGACGAAGCGCGCGCGGTGCGTCTCGTGGCGCTGGCGCTCCTCGCGGATGCGGCCGCCCATCGCGAACGGCTGACGCAGCCTGGCGACCCGGAGGCGTTGCACGACTTTCGCGTGGCGGTGCGTCGGCTGCGCTCGTGGCTCAGGGCGCACGGCGGGACGCTCGCCCGCTCGGCGCCCAAGCGCGCCCAGAAGTGGCTGCGGCGCCTGGCGGGGGCGACGAATCACAGTCGGGACGCCGAGGTCTTTCTCGGATGGCTGGCGGCGGAGAAGGGGGCGCTGACCGACCGGCAGCGCGTGGGGGCGGCGTGGCTGCTCAAGCGATTGGGCGCCCAGAAGTCGGCGGCCGACGCGGAGGTGGTGGTGGAGGTGGCCCGCGACTTCGAGCGCGCGCGCGAACTGCTCGAGGAGCGCCTCCTGCACTTCGAGCTGCGCATGCATGTGCACGATGGGGCGCGCGTGACGACCTTTGCCGCCGCGATGGCGACGCTCGTGCGATCGCATGCGGCCTCGCTGCGCCGCCGGCTGGAGTCGGTGCGCACCGTGCACGACGTCGAGGGCGCGCACCGAGCGCGCATCGCCGGCAAGCGGCTGCGCTACCTGTTGGAGCCCATCGTCCCGCACGTCCCCGGCGGGAGCGAGGTGCTGGGGCACCTCAAGCGACTGCAGGACGCGTTAGGCGATTTCCACGATGCGCATGCCTGGCAGCTTGTGGTGGCCGACGCCGTCGAGCGGGCGGCGCGCGAGGAGGGGAAGCAGCTCGCCGCCGAGGCGACCCTCACCGCGGCGGCGACGCCGCGGCGATCGCGCGTGCGCAGCCCGCGTCCCGGGATGCTGGCGATCATCGCCCACATCCAGGAGCGCGCCGCCACGATGTTCGAGCAGGTGCAAGCCAGGTGGATCGGCGAGGCGGTGGCGCCGCTCTTCGACGGCGTGGAGCGGATCGCGGAGGCGCTCGACCTGCGAGCGCGGAGCGGACTGGAGATCGAACGGAAGTACCTGCTGCATGCCCTGCCGTCCCCGATGCCCGAGGCGACGATCCAGGAAATCGAGCAGGGGTACCTGCCCGGGGAGCGCCTCATCGAGCGCGTGCGCCGGGTGCGGGTGGGCGACGCCGAGCGCTACTATCGCACGGTGAAGCTGGGGGCGGGGCTCGTGCGCACCGAAGTGGAGGAGGCGTGCTCGCGCGAGCTGTTCGACGTGCTGTGGCCGCTGACGGAGGGGAAGCGCGTGGCCAAGCGACGGCACGTGGTGGCGGACGGTGCGCTGCACTGGGAGATCGACGAGTTCACCGATCGCGCGCTGGTGCTGGCCGAGATCGAGCTGCCGGCAGCGGGGATCACCTGCGAGTTCCCCGCCTGGTTGATGGCGGCGATCGAGCGCGAGGTGACGGACGATGCGGCGTACGTGAACGCGCGCCTGGCCTGCTGA
- a CDS encoding MFS transporter, giving the protein MTLPPETDLLVDPTPPAARETARGGGASSSTAPGAEESGESRATIATVLARPRFAFLVTGQTVSQLGDKLHHMALIALVGAAAATNAGGLELAKLSVVFTAPVVLFGPIAGALVDRWNKRTVMIACDAARTLLVAVIPSLFAATGRLWPVYLVAFVVFLLGVFFNAAKMALIPELVPRPHLLAANAALTFVGRFATVAGIVGGGVIIGMTFWHRFGWSDYAAGFYLDAGSYLISVLTLLAIVVGGSRSAAPVASPAALPPELRLKRSLRTIVGDVVRTLAVVRTDRAMRFVFGSLIALALFASTIYVVMTYSVQTVMGRGTKGVGYLGGTLGAGMIVGSLLVGTVGSRWDKRQTILVGNTIIGLLMIVAGVFFSFGMFAPVAFLGGALLAPVMVSQDTLLHENAPPTARALIFSTKDLILAGVFMLSALLVGGTIYLLGLFGVAEPYRLALAGVGLAILTAGVAGQLSLVADRRRSAQG; this is encoded by the coding sequence GTGACACTCCCTCCCGAGACTGACCTCCTCGTCGACCCGACGCCCCCCGCCGCGCGCGAGACCGCGCGCGGCGGGGGAGCGTCGTCGTCAACGGCGCCAGGGGCGGAGGAGTCGGGCGAGTCGCGGGCGACGATCGCCACCGTGTTGGCCCGTCCGCGTTTCGCCTTCCTGGTCACCGGGCAGACGGTCTCGCAACTCGGCGACAAGCTCCATCACATGGCGCTCATCGCGCTCGTCGGGGCGGCAGCGGCCACGAATGCCGGGGGGCTCGAGCTCGCGAAGCTCTCCGTCGTCTTCACGGCCCCGGTCGTCCTGTTCGGCCCGATCGCCGGCGCGCTGGTCGACCGCTGGAACAAGCGGACCGTGATGATTGCCTGCGACGCGGCGCGAACGCTCCTTGTCGCCGTGATCCCGTCCCTCTTTGCGGCAACCGGACGACTGTGGCCGGTCTATCTCGTGGCATTCGTTGTCTTTCTGCTCGGAGTCTTCTTCAATGCCGCGAAGATGGCGCTCATCCCCGAACTCGTTCCGCGCCCCCACCTTCTCGCGGCCAACGCGGCGCTCACCTTTGTCGGGCGCTTCGCCACCGTGGCGGGGATCGTCGGAGGCGGGGTGATTATCGGGATGACGTTCTGGCATCGGTTCGGGTGGAGCGACTACGCCGCCGGCTTCTATCTCGATGCCGGGTCATACCTCATCTCGGTCCTCACCCTCCTGGCGATCGTGGTGGGCGGGAGTCGCTCGGCGGCGCCCGTGGCGTCGCCAGCCGCACTACCGCCCGAGCTGCGGCTGAAACGGTCGCTCCGGACCATCGTAGGAGACGTGGTGCGTACGCTGGCGGTCGTCCGGACCGATCGTGCCATGCGTTTCGTCTTCGGCTCGCTCATCGCCCTCGCCCTCTTTGCCAGCACGATCTACGTCGTCATGACCTACTCGGTACAGACCGTGATGGGACGCGGCACGAAGGGTGTGGGGTATCTGGGCGGGACCCTCGGCGCCGGCATGATCGTGGGATCGCTGCTGGTGGGGACGGTCGGAAGCCGGTGGGACAAGCGGCAGACGATTCTGGTGGGGAACACGATCATCGGGTTGCTGATGATCGTGGCCGGGGTGTTTTTCTCCTTTGGGATGTTCGCCCCCGTCGCCTTCCTGGGCGGGGCGTTGCTCGCCCCGGTGATGGTATCGCAGGACACGTTGTTGCACGAAAACGCGCCGCCGACGGCGCGCGCGCTCATATTCTCCACGAAGGACCTCATCCTGGCCGGCGTCTTCATGCTGTCGGCGCTCCTGGTTGGGGGGACGATCTACCTGCTCGGGCTGTTTGGAGTGGCCGAACCGTATCGCCTGGCACTCGCCGGCGTCGGGTTGGCCATCCTGACCGCCGGGGTCGCGGGGCAGCTTTCGCTGGTTGCCGACCGACGACGCAGCGCGCAGGGGTAA
- a CDS encoding TonB-dependent receptor: MTIDMTMPMTSPTGMPMTMRSQTDARSHSITSGSRAQLRLVPTRRSHLDLGTDLTLWDAEATRWNETQRISSSGGAVGTPSTIAFRTWPGVRVSDLGLFGQGEFALTPRFSTTAGLRLDRTGRQADAEKSSTDWITTGNIGTRAALGGGFDARVSLGWGYRIADPTELYGLALRPDGFVYRGSPTLVAETNRNLEATLAFRTGRLWGGAAASVTVFRNELRNLMSPRLALGDSLNGRPIREYANVSEALLQGISASSELGLGPRVRARSALTYVRGENLIASSPLAATPPLEGSLAIRLTPGAIHRWLEVEGRAAARQERFALDAGERVTPGYGVLNLRGGVTIASVQATVGIDNVLDRAYRAHVDPMLLIRPGRNGYLRLSRAF, translated from the coding sequence ATGACCATCGACATGACGATGCCGATGACGTCGCCAACCGGGATGCCCATGACGATGCGATCGCAGACGGACGCGCGTTCGCATTCCATCACGTCTGGCAGCCGCGCGCAACTGCGGCTCGTACCCACGAGACGCAGTCACCTCGACCTCGGCACCGACCTGACGCTGTGGGATGCCGAGGCGACCCGCTGGAACGAGACGCAGCGAATCTCGTCGTCCGGTGGAGCAGTCGGTACGCCGAGCACGATCGCGTTTCGCACGTGGCCAGGCGTGCGGGTGAGCGACCTCGGGCTGTTCGGCCAGGGGGAATTCGCCCTGACTCCGCGGTTCAGCACGACCGCCGGACTGCGACTGGACCGCACTGGTCGGCAGGCCGATGCGGAAAAGTCCTCGACCGACTGGATCACCACCGGTAACATCGGCACTCGCGCAGCACTCGGCGGCGGCTTCGACGCCCGCGTTTCGTTAGGCTGGGGCTACCGCATCGCGGACCCCACGGAACTGTACGGATTGGCCCTGCGTCCGGACGGCTTCGTCTATCGCGGATCGCCGACGCTCGTGGCGGAGACCAACCGCAATCTCGAAGCGACACTCGCGTTTCGAACGGGGAGGCTGTGGGGCGGCGCGGCGGCTTCCGTGACCGTCTTCCGCAACGAGCTGCGAAACCTCATGTCCCCACGATTGGCGCTCGGCGACTCGCTGAACGGCAGACCCATCCGCGAGTATGCCAACGTCAGTGAAGCGCTCCTGCAGGGCATCTCCGCCTCATCTGAACTGGGTCTCGGACCACGCGTGCGGGCCCGCAGCGCCCTGACGTACGTGCGTGGCGAGAACTTGATCGCGTCGTCACCCTTGGCCGCGACGCCGCCGCTCGAGGGCAGTCTCGCGATTCGTCTGACGCCCGGAGCGATCCATCGGTGGCTCGAAGTCGAGGGACGCGCTGCGGCACGCCAGGAGCGTTTCGCACTCGACGCCGGCGAACGGGTAACGCCCGGATATGGGGTGCTGAACCTTCGCGGGGGCGTCACCATCGCCTCCGTGCAGGCGACCGTCGGAATCGACAATGTCCTCGACCGCGCCTATCGGGCGCACGTCGATCCGATGCTGCTCATTCGCCCCGGGCGCAACGGGTACCTGCGCCTGAGTCGAGCGTTCTGA
- a CDS encoding ChaN family lipoprotein, whose amino-acid sequence MTSRSPRAFCLASLLTLGACARAGGTSVAPAPAPESRYVASASGRDVGLEGTLRLAARADVVFFGEQHDDPGTHRAELSVLAALGSGSRPVILSLEMFERDVQGVLDAYLAGKIGEAEFLAGSRPWERYTTDYRAMVELARARGWPVVASNVPRRHASAVSRKGLAALDSLPPGERAMVGREIACPRDDQYYARFAESMKGHSAGGGPPSAADAAMMKSMTERFYEAQCIKDETMAESIVAALAAAPKGAVVLHVDGAFHSDFGLGTAARVKRRRPELRTVVLTAVPVDSVATAKATEYAERGDIVILTRKPPAVPKAAAPAKP is encoded by the coding sequence ATGACTTCCCGCTCACCGCGCGCGTTCTGTCTTGCTTCGCTGCTCACCCTGGGGGCCTGCGCCCGTGCTGGGGGGACGAGCGTCGCCCCAGCTCCGGCGCCGGAAAGCCGATACGTTGCCTCGGCGTCGGGACGTGACGTGGGGCTCGAGGGGACGCTGCGCCTGGCGGCGCGCGCCGACGTCGTCTTCTTCGGCGAGCAGCATGACGATCCTGGCACGCACCGCGCCGAGCTGTCGGTCCTCGCGGCCCTCGGGAGCGGATCACGCCCGGTGATCCTCTCGCTGGAGATGTTCGAGCGCGACGTGCAGGGCGTGCTCGACGCCTATCTCGCGGGGAAGATCGGCGAGGCGGAGTTCCTCGCCGGCTCGCGACCGTGGGAGCGTTACACCACCGACTACCGCGCGATGGTCGAGCTGGCCCGCGCGCGTGGGTGGCCGGTGGTGGCCTCCAACGTGCCGCGCCGCCACGCGAGTGCCGTCAGCCGCAAAGGACTCGCCGCCCTCGACTCGCTCCCGCCCGGCGAGCGCGCGATGGTGGGGCGTGAGATCGCCTGCCCTCGCGACGACCAGTACTACGCGCGCTTTGCCGAGAGCATGAAGGGGCACAGCGCCGGTGGCGGCCCGCCGAGTGCCGCGGATGCGGCGATGATGAAGAGCATGACGGAGCGCTTCTACGAGGCGCAGTGCATCAAGGACGAGACGATGGCCGAGTCGATCGTCGCGGCGCTGGCGGCGGCCCCGAAAGGGGCGGTCGTCCTGCACGTGGACGGCGCCTTCCACTCGGACTTCGGGCTCGGGACGGCGGCGCGTGTGAAGCGTCGGCGTCCGGAGCTTCGCACGGTCGTGCTCACGGCGGTCCCGGTCGACAGTGTGGCGACGGCGAAGGCGACCGAGTACGCGGAGCGTGGCGACATCGTGATCCTCACGCGCAAGCCGCCGGCGGTTCCCAAGGCGGCGGCGCCGGCCAAGCCGTAG
- the sixA gene encoding phosphohistidine phosphatase SixA: MTMHLLVIRHAIAEDRDAYAETGANDDERPLTAFGKRRMRRNAEGLRRTAPHIDCLAASPLVRAQQTARILATEYRVKDVETVEALRPDRHPRELLTWLATQSPDATVAVVGHEPHVGRLVSWCVAGVDDSAVTFKKGGAALLEFAMKPAARKGRLHWLLTPAQLRVLAE, from the coding sequence GTGACCATGCACCTGCTCGTGATCCGCCACGCGATCGCCGAGGACCGCGACGCCTACGCCGAGACTGGCGCGAACGACGACGAGCGCCCGCTCACCGCATTTGGGAAGCGGCGCATGCGCCGCAACGCCGAGGGGCTGCGCCGCACGGCGCCGCACATCGACTGTCTGGCGGCGTCGCCGCTGGTGCGCGCGCAGCAGACGGCACGCATCCTCGCCACCGAGTACCGGGTGAAGGACGTCGAGACGGTGGAGGCGCTGCGCCCCGACCGGCACCCTCGTGAACTGCTCACCTGGCTGGCGACGCAGTCGCCAGATGCAACGGTGGCGGTGGTTGGGCACGAGCCGCACGTCGGTCGGTTGGTGAGCTGGTGTGTGGCCGGGGTGGACGACTCGGCGGTCACGTTCAAGAAGGGCGGGGCGGCGCTCCTCGAGTTCGCGATGAAGCCGGCGGCGCGAAAGGGGCGGCTGCACTGGTTGCTCACGCCGGCCCAGCTTCGCGTGCTCGCGGAATAA
- a CDS encoding glycosyltransferase family 4 protein, with protein MRIIQVSPYSWDAPGGVQIHIRQLTRHLQERGHEVLVLAPGDVPGRHGHVHIVGRTFTTWSNGSTAQISMSPRTMRNLARAMRAFAPDVVHVHEPFAPGLGLKATWSAPAPVVGTFHSYYPRETREGRVYTALAPLLRPTWHRVHQRIAVSQAARHSAKGRMGKGDVKILPNGVEVDRFASAEPARDVPAGRKLLFVGRLDPRKGLPFAMQAFIKLAPRYPDLSLIVVGDGPQRDAVHEIPADLRSRVHMKGKVTYEALPTYHRAADIFISPATGAESFGIVLVEAMAAGLPVVASNIPGYRDVARDGRESLLVTPSNAEALAQGIAHLLDHPEECTRLGANGAMRAQAYAWDSIIDELELVYEKLAGIQRREPVLAGA; from the coding sequence ATGCGGATCATCCAGGTCTCCCCCTATAGCTGGGACGCCCCAGGCGGTGTGCAGATCCACATCCGCCAGCTGACCAGGCACTTGCAGGAACGCGGGCACGAGGTCCTCGTGCTTGCACCTGGCGACGTCCCCGGGCGGCACGGACACGTGCACATCGTCGGCCGCACCTTCACGACCTGGTCCAACGGGTCGACGGCGCAGATCTCGATGTCGCCGCGCACCATGCGCAACCTCGCGCGGGCGATGCGCGCCTTCGCCCCCGACGTGGTGCACGTGCACGAGCCCTTCGCGCCCGGCCTCGGGCTCAAGGCGACCTGGTCGGCGCCGGCCCCTGTCGTCGGCACCTTTCACTCCTACTATCCGCGCGAGACGCGGGAGGGGCGCGTCTACACCGCGCTCGCGCCGCTGCTGCGCCCCACGTGGCATCGCGTCCACCAGCGCATCGCGGTGAGCCAGGCAGCGCGGCATTCGGCCAAGGGGCGCATGGGCAAGGGGGACGTGAAGATCCTCCCGAACGGCGTCGAGGTGGATCGCTTCGCCTCGGCCGAGCCCGCGCGCGACGTCCCCGCCGGGCGCAAGCTCCTGTTCGTCGGCCGGCTCGACCCTCGCAAGGGGCTCCCGTTCGCGATGCAGGCCTTTATCAAGCTGGCGCCGCGCTATCCCGACCTGAGCCTCATCGTCGTTGGCGACGGTCCGCAGCGTGACGCCGTACACGAGATCCCGGCCGACCTGCGCTCGCGCGTGCACATGAAGGGCAAGGTGACGTACGAGGCGCTTCCGACGTACCATCGGGCCGCCGACATCTTCATCTCTCCGGCAACGGGGGCGGAGTCGTTCGGGATCGTGCTGGTGGAGGCAATGGCGGCGGGGCTGCCCGTGGTGGCCAGCAACATCCCCGGCTACCGCGACGTGGCGCGCGACGGACGCGAGTCGCTCCTGGTCACCCCCTCCAACGCCGAGGCGCTCGCCCAGGGAATCGCGCACCTGCTCGACCATCCCGAGGAGTGCACGCGCCTCGGGGCCAACGGGGCGATGCGCGCGCAGGCCTACGCGTGGGACAGCATCATCGACGAGCTCGAACTCGTGTACGAGAAGCTCGCGGGCATCCAGCGTCGCGAGCCGGTGCTGGCGGGGGCGTAA
- a CDS encoding transcriptional repressor, giving the protein MPGGRGPSSPDERSTSPSDLSSAVSVVRPLALSSSRLLFFSSSRRSENALSLRRVTTERRTRQRDAVRAALEATHAPMRAQDIHAHAARKAPGIGLATVYRSLKALIEAGDVAVVTLPGDTPRYELAHLHHHHHFHCRACGGVFEVEGCPGDLAALAPSGFAVDGHEVVLYGRCARCAS; this is encoded by the coding sequence ATGCCCGGCGGTCGCGGCCCCTCGTCCCCGGACGAGCGCTCGACCTCCCCCTCCGACCTCAGCAGCGCGGTGTCCGTCGTTCGCCCTCTCGCCCTCTCGTCTTCCCGTCTTCTCTTCTTCTCGTCTTCCCGTCGAAGTGAGAACGCGTTATCATTACGCAGAGTGACCACCGAAAGAAGGACCAGACAACGAGACGCCGTGCGCGCTGCCCTCGAAGCGACGCACGCCCCCATGCGCGCGCAGGACATTCACGCGCACGCCGCCCGCAAGGCGCCTGGGATCGGACTGGCCACGGTCTATCGGTCGCTCAAGGCGCTGATCGAGGCCGGGGACGTCGCGGTGGTCACCCTCCCCGGGGACACCCCGCGCTACGAGCTGGCCCACCTGCATCACCACCATCACTTCCACTGCCGGGCGTGCGGCGGCGTCTTCGAGGTGGAGGGGTGTCCGGGGGATCTGGCGGCCCTGGCGCCGAGCGGTTTCGCGGTCGATGGCCATGAAGTGGTGCTGTACGGGCGCTGTGCGCGGTGTGCGTCATGA
- a CDS encoding glycosyltransferase family 4 protein gives MKRGVRVFVVTNDFLPRVGGINDYVAQLFRRLPAGEVTLFSSTYRGAAEFDRGYPQEVIRLDTEMMLPTPAVRRQLHAVLRERRPDVVLFGALWPLGHMGPAVSRKLDIRYGGFSHGLELTGALVPGLLGHVGSRASLLTAVSDWARRKLEPAFGQRMHLLPSGIDTGAFHPAVSDAFVRERHALGDAPVVCCVSRLVARKGQDMLIRALPRLTQAVPGVRLLVVGGGPYDAALRALAQRTGVHDRVTFAGAVPYAELPSYFRAGDVFAMPCRSRLGGLDIEALGAVFLQGQAVGRPVVVGNSGGAPEAVKDGETGVVVDPDSPDAIADAIAPLLIDRVRAGQMGRAGAAWVHDEWSWDAMTRRLQRLLSESLPA, from the coding sequence CTGAAGCGCGGCGTGCGCGTTTTCGTCGTCACCAACGACTTCCTGCCGCGTGTGGGCGGGATCAACGACTACGTGGCCCAGCTCTTTCGGCGCCTTCCGGCCGGGGAGGTGACCCTCTTCTCGTCGACCTATCGCGGCGCGGCGGAGTTCGACCGGGGCTATCCGCAGGAGGTCATCCGCCTCGACACCGAGATGATGCTCCCCACGCCGGCCGTTCGCCGCCAGCTGCACGCCGTGCTGCGCGAGCGCCGCCCCGACGTGGTGCTCTTCGGCGCCTTGTGGCCGCTGGGGCACATGGGGCCGGCCGTCAGCCGCAAGCTGGACATCCGCTATGGCGGCTTCTCGCACGGGCTGGAGCTCACCGGTGCGCTCGTGCCCGGGCTGCTGGGGCATGTCGGGAGCCGGGCGTCGCTGCTGACGGCGGTGAGCGATTGGGCGCGCCGCAAGCTGGAACCGGCGTTCGGGCAGCGCATGCACCTGCTCCCGTCGGGGATCGACACCGGCGCCTTCCATCCGGCGGTCTCGGACGCGTTCGTGCGCGAGCGGCACGCGTTAGGCGATGCCCCGGTCGTCTGCTGCGTGTCGCGCCTGGTGGCCCGCAAGGGACAGGACATGCTCATCCGGGCGCTGCCGCGCCTGACGCAGGCGGTGCCGGGGGTGCGGCTCCTGGTCGTGGGCGGAGGGCCCTACGACGCGGCGTTGCGCGCGCTGGCGCAGCGAACCGGGGTGCACGACCGCGTCACCTTTGCCGGCGCCGTCCCGTACGCCGAGCTCCCGTCGTACTTTCGTGCCGGCGACGTCTTCGCGATGCCCTGCCGTTCACGCCTGGGCGGGCTCGACATCGAGGCGTTAGGCGCGGTCTTCCTGCAGGGGCAGGCAGTGGGGCGCCCGGTGGTGGTCGGCAACTCCGGCGGGGCCCCGGAGGCGGTAAAGGACGGCGAGACCGGCGTGGTGGTCGATCCCGACTCGCCCGACGCGATCGCCGACGCGATCGCGCCGCTCCTCATCGACCGGGTCCGCGCCGGGCAGATGGGGCGGGCCGGCGCCGCCTGGGTGCATGACGAGTGGAGCTGGGACGCCATGACGCGCCGGCTGCAGCGCCTCCTGTCGGAGTCGCTCCCCGCCTAA